The genomic segment GTAAAAAGGAAGGCAGGGGCCGCCGTTTATCGTTCAAATATAGGAAAGGATATGATTTTCCCATCCATTCTCTATATTTCTCGGAATGAAACGAGCTGCGCCGCCAAAGGACGGCGACAGCCGTTTCACCTTAGCACGGCGGCTCCTGCAAATCAATAATAAGCCCATAGTAGACCATTGTGCTGCAATAGCAAAAGGACAGCAAGCATGAGCGCAGCACGTGCAGCAGGGGGAAGGAATGAAAACGATGACTATGAAAACAAAAAGAACCTTTTTCATCCTCGTATGTTTATTGCCAGGACTGTTGCTGTTCTCCTTGTTTAAGGTATATCCTACCATTCAAATTTTTCAAAAGTCGCTGTACCTGTGGACGGGGTTAAGTGATGAGCCGAAATATATCGGGCTTAAAAATTTTACGGATATGCTTCACGATGAGACGTTTCTGCTGTCCATGCGCAATACGGGCTTCTTAATGCTGGTCGTGCCGATTGTGACGATTATGATCGCTTTAATTAATGCCTCTATTTTAACGCAATCGAAGCTTAAGGAACGCGGCTTTTACCGCACCGTTTTCTTTTTTCCAAGCATTCTGTCGTTCGTTGTTATCGCTATTCTGTGGTCCTTTATTTATCATCCTACGATGGGCTTTGTGAACACTGGCCTAGAGATGATTGGGCTTGGAGAGTGGGCGAAGCCGTGGCTGGGCGATCAGCGCACCGTCCTTTGGGCATTGGCGATTACCTTGATCTGGCAGGCGGCCGGGTATTACATGGTCATGTACATGGCAGGGATCGACAGCATTTCGCCGGAGCTTTATGAAGCTGCCGACCTTGATGGGGCAACCCGCATACAGCAATTTTTCCGCATTACGATTCCGATGCTGTGGGAGATTATTCGCGTCACGATTATATTCAGCATTAATGGTGTCCTTAGCATTAGCTTTATCATTGTTTCGATTATGACGGGGGGCGGGCCTGATCGGCATTCGGAAGTCGTAATGACTTATTTATATGCCCAAGCTTTCACGAACTCGAATTTTGGCTATGCGATGGCGATCGGGGTTGTCGTATTTGTCATTTCGATGCTGCTCGCGCTTGTAAGCAATAAATTAACGGAAAGGGGATCGTATTAACATGCCCGCTTTAACAGCCATTCCGGGGAAAATCGTTCTTCGCCTCTTTCTGCTCGTACAGGCGCTTTTAGTCGTCTATCCGCTTGTATGGAATGTACTGGCATCCTTCAAAACTAACACGGAGGTCATGGAAAGCCCTTGGCGGCTGCCGTCGAGCCTAAATTGGAGCAATTACGTTCATGCTTTTACGACGGCGAAAATGGGCGACTACATGATCAACTCCGTTATGATCGTTCTATTATCAATGGCGGTGCTGCTGCTTGCGGCGGTTCCCTCTGCCTATGTGCTGGGGCGAATGAAATTCCGCTTGCGTGGATTTATAGCGCAATTTTATATGGCAGGGCTGTTTATCGGTGGGGTGTATATTATTGTGCCGCTGTTCATTTTAATGAATGAATGGCATATGCTCGATAATCGCTTTTGGTTAAGCGCCGTTTATGCGACAGGCAGCTTGCCGTTTTCTATTTATTTGCTTACCGGCTTCATGAAGTCGATTCCGCACGATTACGAGGAAGCGGCCATGATGGATGGCTGCAGCTATTTTGGCATTTTGCTGCGCATTATTGTGCCGATGGCCCGGCCGGGCATTATTACGCTGACCGTCTTCAGCTTCTTCGACTTTTGGAATGAATACGTGCTGGCGATGACCTTCATTACGAGCGACAGCAAGAAGACGATTCCGGTGGGCTTGTCTAATCTAATGCAAATCCAGCAATTTGCTACCGATTGGGGCTCCCTTTTCGCCGGCCTAGTCATTGTGCTTGCACCCACCATTATCGTGTACGCGCTGCTGCAAAAAAAATTAACGAATGGCATGTCGCTTGGCGGAGTGAAGGGCTGAGTGAAAGGCCAAGGGAAAAGCGGAGTGCAGCTTTAACTGAGTGGAGCAGGGGATATCGGATGCGAATGGAGGAGACGGATGAATCGGAGAGGGTCTAACCAAATGCTTTTCAACACGGCTAAGTCTCGAATTGTGCTATTTGCTGTCGTAATTGGAGTAGTGGCGGTTATTTCAGCTGCAGGCTTCACAGCCTTGTTGCCCTCCGAGCCTCAAGGAGCGGAGATCCTCCTAGAGGTGGGCGGCTTGCCCGTGACCGAAGCCGAGTTTTTGCTTTATATGGAGAAGGAAAAAGGGGCCGTTACCAACTATTTCAACGTTACCTATGGGGCCGAAGATAGTGAAAGCTACTGGACGGAAACGTTCGGAGAAGAGCGTCCGATTGATAAGCTCAAACAGCAGGCAATGGATGAGGCTGTCAAAGGAAAAACCTTGCAGCTGCTGGCTGTAGAGCAGGGTCTTGTGGCAGACAGCTCCTTTCGAAGCTTCGTTGAACGTTGGGAGAAGAACAATGCAGAGCGTGGCGAAAGCAAAGATCAGGGGAAGGCGATTTTTGGCCTGGCCCAATACGATCTCAGCCAATATTATTTCTATTCCTTAAGCCAATTAAGGCTGGACCTTGAGGAGAAGCTGGGAGAAGGGGCATTAATGGTAACGAAGGACGAAGTGAAGGACCGTTATCAATTCCATGCTGCAAAGTTTGAAAATCAAACCCAAATTACCTTTAATGAACTGTCCGTCTCCTACAGCAATGAAGAACGGGAAGCGGCAGGCGAGAAAATAAAGCTGGCTCTTAAGCAGCTAGATTACGGTACGCCCTTTGAAGAAGTGGGGAGGAAGTACGGCAAAGACGGCATACGCCAGAGCTCGCTCGTTTTACAGCAGCAATCCTCTCCGCTCAAGGCCGACACCTTGCTGAAGCAGGCAG from the Paenibacillus sp. BIHB 4019 genome contains:
- a CDS encoding sugar ABC transporter permease, giving the protein MKTMTMKTKRTFFILVCLLPGLLLFSLFKVYPTIQIFQKSLYLWTGLSDEPKYIGLKNFTDMLHDETFLLSMRNTGFLMLVVPIVTIMIALINASILTQSKLKERGFYRTVFFFPSILSFVVIAILWSFIYHPTMGFVNTGLEMIGLGEWAKPWLGDQRTVLWALAITLIWQAAGYYMVMYMAGIDSISPELYEAADLDGATRIQQFFRITIPMLWEIIRVTIIFSINGVLSISFIIVSIMTGGGPDRHSEVVMTYLYAQAFTNSNFGYAMAIGVVVFVISMLLALVSNKLTERGSY
- a CDS encoding carbohydrate ABC transporter permease, which gives rise to MPALTAIPGKIVLRLFLLVQALLVVYPLVWNVLASFKTNTEVMESPWRLPSSLNWSNYVHAFTTAKMGDYMINSVMIVLLSMAVLLLAAVPSAYVLGRMKFRLRGFIAQFYMAGLFIGGVYIIVPLFILMNEWHMLDNRFWLSAVYATGSLPFSIYLLTGFMKSIPHDYEEAAMMDGCSYFGILLRIIVPMARPGIITLTVFSFFDFWNEYVLAMTFITSDSKKTIPVGLSNLMQIQQFATDWGSLFAGLVIVLAPTIIVYALLQKKLTNGMSLGGVKG
- a CDS encoding peptidylprolyl isomerase; this encodes MNRRGSNQMLFNTAKSRIVLFAVVIGVVAVISAAGFTALLPSEPQGAEILLEVGGLPVTEAEFLLYMEKEKGAVTNYFNVTYGAEDSESYWTETFGEERPIDKLKQQAMDEAVKGKTLQLLAVEQGLVADSSFRSFVERWEKNNAERGESKDQGKAIFGLAQYDLSQYYFYSLSQLRLDLEEKLGEGALMVTKDEVKDRYQFHAAKFENQTQITFNELSVSYSNEEREAAGEKIKLALKQLDYGTPFEEVGRKYGKDGIRQSSLVLQQQSSPLKADTLLKQAAETLKVGEHSAIIDLGSSFSIIQLIDKNEQYAVPLASLESQLQSEVLHHKFERYFEEKVKAVDITVNQEAFDRLKAGA